The Paramisgurnus dabryanus chromosome 1, PD_genome_1.1, whole genome shotgun sequence genome includes a window with the following:
- the LOC135757999 gene encoding peroxiredoxin-like 2A isoform X2 has product MKPLTRAVSSLGLVFIEALRSFTEMFLTQPLCATLSETDLKTLDGDGRVFKARELWESSGGAIMATGAVIMAVRRPGUSLCREEASVLSSLKPQLDNSGVPLYAVVKENIGTEIEDFRPYFNGEIFLDEKKCFYGPKQRRMRGLGIARLGVWRNLLQAWRKGYHGNRKGEGFILGGLYVIGPENQGILLEHQEKEFGDKADPSDVLKAVNRIQPKQN; this is encoded by the exons ATGAAGCCGTTGACCCGAGCCGTGAGCTCTCTGGGTTTGGTGTTCATCGAGGCGTTGAGATCTTTCACTGAGATGTTTCTCACACAACCTTTGTGTGCAACGCTGAGTGAAACTGACCTCAAAACCCTGGACGGAG ATGGCCGTGTGTTTAAAGCAAGAGAACTGTGGGAAAGTTCAGGAGGAGCTATCATGGCT ACTGGAGCTGTCATTATGGCCGTTCGACGACCAGGATGATCTTTGTGCAGAGAg gagGCGTCTGTGCTCTCCTCTCTGAAGCCTCAGTTAGATAACAGTGGTGTTCCTCTGTATGCTGTTGTGAAGGAGAACATTGGTACAGAGATTGAGGACTTCAGACCGTACTTTAATGGAGAGATCTTCCTGGATGAGAAG aaatgtttctATGGACCTAAGCAGAGGAGGATGAGGGGATTGGGAATCGCTCGACTTGGAGTGTGGAGGAACCTTCTACAGGCGTGGAGGAAAGGTTACCATGGCAACAGGAAGGGGGAGGGTTTCATTTTAGGAGGCTTGTATGTGATTGGACCAGAAAATCAG GGAATTCTGCTGGAGCACCAGGAGAAAGAGTTTGGAGATAAAGCCGATCCCTCAGATGTTCTGAAGGCTGTCAACAGAATACAACCAAAACAGAATTAG
- the LOC135757999 gene encoding peroxiredoxin-like 2A isoform X1 gives MFLQDMESFCGLGLWSLGLCVVVGCVLLVNTNLFLTKPAQTSLDTLAGADLKSTTGDEVNYKAGSLWEKTGAVIMAVRRPGUSLCREEASVLSSLKPQLDNSGVPLYAVVKENIGTEIEDFRPYFNGEIFLDEKKCFYGPKQRRMRGLGIARLGVWRNLLQAWRKGYHGNRKGEGFILGGLYVIGPENQGILLEHQEKEFGDKADPSDVLKAVNRIQPKQN, from the exons A TGTTTCTTCAGGATATGGAGAGTTTCTGTGGGTTGGGTTTGTGGTCTCTGGGTTTGTGTGTTGTGGTTGGTTGTGTCCTGTTGGTCAACACAAATCTCTTTCTCACCAAACCTGCTCAGACATCTTTAGATACACTGGCCGGAGCCGATCTCAAATCCACCACTGGAG ATGAGGTGAATTATAAAGCTGGGAGTTTGTGGGAGAAGACTGGAGCTGTCATTATGGCCGTTCGACGACCAGGATGATCTTTGTGCAGAGAg gagGCGTCTGTGCTCTCCTCTCTGAAGCCTCAGTTAGATAACAGTGGTGTTCCTCTGTATGCTGTTGTGAAGGAGAACATTGGTACAGAGATTGAGGACTTCAGACCGTACTTTAATGGAGAGATCTTCCTGGATGAGAAG aaatgtttctATGGACCTAAGCAGAGGAGGATGAGGGGATTGGGAATCGCTCGACTTGGAGTGTGGAGGAACCTTCTACAGGCGTGGAGGAAAGGTTACCATGGCAACAGGAAGGGGGAGGGTTTCATTTTAGGAGGCTTGTATGTGATTGGACCAGAAAATCAG GGAATTCTGCTGGAGCACCAGGAGAAAGAGTTTGGAGATAAAGCCGATCCCTCAGATGTTCTGAAGGCTGTCAACAGAATACAACCAAAACAGAATTAG